AAAAGTATTTTACCCCTGACAGTGCAAAGATGGTTCGCTCGCAGATTTTGTGTAATTTGCTGCTGAAATCGAACAGATTTTGTGGATAAAGTGAAAATTTCCGGCAAAAGTGAGTATAAAGACGCACCTTTCACCAACCCCCCCCGAAAGGGAACGGGGATTGTCTAAACCAATTTAGGCAACGCAAGAGGTGAATACCGCATTGAGACACAGTTTGGTACGCACTTCCAGATGCTTCCCAGTCTGGACTATCTACAAGCCTAATTGGTTAGGTGTTAGGTAAGACCAAGACATCTTAACTGTGTTGCAGGAAGGGACTAAAACAAGTTTGCTGGTTCTTGGGCCGATCGCCATTCAAAAACCAGCCCCCCGCAAGGGGATTATTGTAAAGCCGTCCTGTAAGGACGGGGTTTGGGACCCAGAGGTTTCGATGATGGCGACCTACGATGTCTGCCTTGTTGTTGTTTCAGTTGCGATCGCAATCACCGCCACCTATACGGCTTTGTCAGTGGTGAAGGGTAGCCGATTGGCCACAAAATGGGCGCGAAAGTTGTGGCTTGCGAGTGGGGCGGCAATAGCGATCGGCATCTGGTCGCACTACACAGGCATGACATCAACGCGACCGTGGGCATCGATCGCATATAATTCTCAGCAGCTAGTGGAACTCTCGACGGTCATCAGTTTTGGTGCTTCCTTAACAACTTTGTGCCTGACCTCGATGACAAAAACAACAAAAATCGGAAAATGCTGTCAACTCAGTAGTGCCATCGCGATCGCATCGACAATCGCCGCCACGCATTACACAGTAATGGCAGCCGTCAGCTTCCCGCCTCAAAAAGCAAAAATTGTACAACTTTACAGCACAGCAGATACTAGGGGCAGCTTTACTTTCTCAATAGCTATAGCGGTTGGAATTGCTACCTTAGTCATCTTAGCGCTGGCGCGACTGGCATATGCAGTCGCTCGGCGACTGCGTACTCAGGTGGCGACAGCAGAAGCATTACGCCAAAGCGAACAGCGTTTCCGTTCCTTAGTGCAAAACTCCTCAGACCTGATTGCAGTTTTGGATATCAACGCCACTTTTCGTTATGTCAGTCCCTCCGTAGAAAAAATTTTGGGCTACACACCGACACAATTAATCGATCGAAAAGCCTTTGACTGGATTCACCCAGAAGATATTGACAAAGTTTATGCCGCTTTTGCCAGTGCGATCGCCAATCCCGGCGCTAACATGGCGATCGAGTATCGAGTCAGACACGCTCAGGGCAATTGGATTTATTTGGAAACTATAGGGCGCAACCTGCTTGATGATGCCACTATCAAAGGCGTCGTAGCTAATTCCCGCAACATCACCAAGCGCAAACAAGCAGAAGAAGCACTGCGCCAGGTAGAACAGAACTATCGCAGCATCTTTGAAAATGCCGTTGAAGGTATTTTTCAAACCACACCCGATGGGGGATATCTGACAGTC
This Aerosakkonema funiforme FACHB-1375 DNA region includes the following protein-coding sequences:
- a CDS encoding PAS domain S-box protein: MLQEGTKTSLLVLGPIAIQKPAPRKGIIVKPSCKDGVWDPEVSMMATYDVCLVVVSVAIAITATYTALSVVKGSRLATKWARKLWLASGAAIAIGIWSHYTGMTSTRPWASIAYNSQQLVELSTVISFGASLTTLCLTSMTKTTKIGKCCQLSSAIAIASTIAATHYTVMAAVSFPPQKAKIVQLYSTADTRGSFTFSIAIAVGIATLVILALARLAYAVARRLRTQVATAEALRQSEQRFRSLVQNSSDLIAVLDINATFRYVSPSVEKILGYTPTQLIDRKAFDWIHPEDIDKVYAAFASAIANPGANMAIEYRVRHAQGNWIYLETIGRNLLDDATIKGVVANSRNITKRKQAEEALRQVEQNYRSIFENAVEGIFQTTPDGGYLTVNPMLARIYGYDSPAELIATIIDIKQQLYVDPNRRFQFRNLLQEQDAVWGFESQVYRKDGSIIWISESARALRDETGQLLGYEGTVVDITQRKQAETELHKRDTLLQGVAAAMNHLLTNSDYSTAINKALDALGAVTGVDRVYIYEQHCHPESGEIGVSMRYEWTRRLEEAERGRAEIKSQKSKVKSQNEERENGRTGENLHNGSPTPPFPHSPTPPL